aggcTTTGATGTAATTATTATGTGTAGTAACCAGTTACAACTAAATAAGAACTATAATTTGTAGATGCTTGTTGACTAAGAACTGTCCCCCCACCCCACACACCCACCTTCACGGTACAGAAGTGTTGGACCTCCCCTGTGTAAAAGTAAAAGAGATCAATCCCCCGACTCCCAGAAAAAACAGAAGGACTACTGTAATAAGTAGGATTTTCTCTTTAATGCTGGGATAAGGCTTAGTTACCTATCTTAGTTCATCTTTGCCTTACTTTTCagtttatgtaatcagcaatgtAAATTATAATATGTGCTAGttgattatattaattaattctgAGCTGTAAGGTCCTTGTTGGAATGATTACTCATTTGGTGAATAATCTTTAGTGCTAAATATGCTGAGCAGTGgtctttcatttaattattgatATTGAATGTTGATTCAGTCATTTTTGGCTGAGTTACTCTTTTATGTGCATGAGTTAATGTACACAGAAGAATCCTTACAATCCTTTGGCACTTTCGCTTGCACACGTGTTTTTCCCATTTAGTAATCGATAGTGCTTAAATgcatgtctttttttttttttttttttttctgtatcTTCCTAGGGCTTTATTTGTGACTGATAGATATGCGACTAATGGACGCCTAGAGTGCCCAATCACCCTTTCTTCCTATGACTTGCAGATATCTCGTTCCTGCTGACCTGACCGTGGGGCAGTTTGTTTATGTGGTTCGGAAGAGGATCAAACTGAGTGCTGAGAAAGCTATCTTTATCTTTGTCAAGGACGTGCTACCTCCGACTGGTGAGTGGGCTCCTTATGATTGAATGCCTATTCATATTTGTAGTTCACTTACAATGTGCTTTGGTTGTTATAGCTTCTTTGTTGTCTGCAATCTATGATGAATACAAGGATGAGGATGGATTTCTCTACATGACTTATAGTGGCGAGAACACGTTTGGCTTTTATGAAGGGCAGTGACAATCTATTTCTTTAGATAGCATTTCAATTGTAAATTTCTCTTCCGTTCATTTACTATGTTTGCTACGTTCATCTGGCTTTTAGTTTCTTGTTGAACCTTCCACAAGAAACTTACCTGCACAATACCTTGTCGAATGAATATCTGTTTATATTATGTGAACTTAAACGAGCCATTTCATCTCAGATAACCCCATCCCCATGCATGAATAGAGAGAGCATCTTGATTGATCATAATGAAGATGAAATTGTATGGATAACTTGACTTAAAAAATGGTAGGATGGGTACGGATTTTATGCTGTCTACCTGGATATTCGAATAGCTTCAAAGTCTAACGTTGCATTACATGTTTTGGGAAATCAAATGTCATTTCTGTAGCTTGGAACATACATATAGCTATGTGACCACTGATAAACCTTTGTGTTCATGTGCTAGAGGTTTTCTTTTGGCATTTATTTTTTACCCACTTTATGCTCATCGATGTGCTGTTCTTGACCTTTTGTGCACCCGCCACCGCTGCTGCTTTGGCCTTCCCAAACCCGCCGGAGGCGGACGCCTTCTTGTCAGCTCCAGTGTCTTTGTTGCCTTTGGTGTCATCATCTGCCATAGCACCAAACCCTCCTTCACCCCATTGATCTGCCCAGCTTGGCCCATCGGTGGCCATCGCTGTTTGCCTGCATATAGACATGCATGGATTGAATAGGAAATATTGCTTTCATAATAGATCTGATTGGTGCTGATCTACATAGATTAGAAGAATTTAGgtgcagagagagagattacTTACCTGGTGTGGAAGATAGCAAGGAGAGGTTAGATTTTAGATGAGTTGAAATTGAATGAAGAATGAGGTGATTCTCAAGGGTAGATATACATATATGGGATGTATAAACAAGGATGCATGTGGATGGGCTGTCATTTTAACTGACTTTCCTTTTCTTTAAGAAGAATTGCCAACTCACAGGTTACTGTCTTTCTAAGCAACGTTTTGGTTCGCACATTATTGTTTcttatctattttttaataCCAACTCCATTCTATTTGGCCTAATCCCATTTCAgattttatttacaaataaatttaacCTTTGAGCA
The genomic region above belongs to Salvia miltiorrhiza cultivar Shanhuang (shh) chromosome 5, IMPLAD_Smil_shh, whole genome shotgun sequence and contains:
- the LOC130985796 gene encoding autophagy-related protein 8C-like isoform X2, whose amino-acid sequence is MAKSSFKLEHPLEKRQAESARIREKYPDRIPVIVEKAERSDVPDIDKKKYLVPADLTVGQFVYVVRKRIKLSAEKAIFIFVKDVLPPTASLLSAIYDEYKDEDGFLYMTYSGENTFGFYEGQ
- the LOC130985796 gene encoding autophagy-related protein 8C-like isoform X1, which gives rise to MLFRCLKFAVGDQTSNLLMAKSSFKLEHPLEKRQAESARIREKYPDRIPVIVEKAERSDVPDIDKKKYLVPADLTVGQFVYVVRKRIKLSAEKAIFIFVKDVLPPTASLLSAIYDEYKDEDGFLYMTYSGENTFGFYEGQ